One genomic window of Arachis hypogaea cultivar Tifrunner chromosome 8, arahy.Tifrunner.gnm2.J5K5, whole genome shotgun sequence includes the following:
- the LOC112708058 gene encoding LOW QUALITY PROTEIN: protein HIRA-like (The sequence of the model RefSeq protein was modified relative to this genomic sequence to represent the inferred CDS: inserted 1 base in 1 codon) translates to MKAEKPIWVRHEGMQIFSIDVQPGGLRFATGGGDHKVRIWNMKSVSLDLANDDFTQRLLATLRDHFGSVNCVRWARHGRYVASGSDDQVILIHERKPGSGTTEFGSGEPPDIENWKVAMTLRGHTADVVDLNWSPDDSTLASASLDNTIHIWNMSNGICTAVLRGHSSLVKGLXWDPIGSFIASQSDDKTVIIWRTSDWSLAHRTDGHWAKSLGSTFFRRLGWSPCGHFITTTHGFQKPRHSAPVLERGEWSATFDFLGHNAPVIVVKFNHSMFRRNFSDALEGKSVPVGWANGASKIGSKEAQPYNVIAIGSQDRTITVWTTASPRPLFVAKHFFTQSVVDLSWSPDGYSLFACSLDGTVAKYNFEVNELGQRLNDAELDELKKNRYGDVRGRQGNLAESPAQLLLEAASAKQTPSKKVVSDIQPNEIIAKPHVNVTIATKTVEPQVGDSKKNGGPVGDGSTKVMNSVRISSPVKQREYRRPDGRKRIIPEAVGIPAQQEIMSSAVQSQALDFPLLVSDNRKGTNGVLPNDDGIRGSTFSGALGRNSDLKERSGVTARATISESLVIEKVPATTGREGIINVEQLGNSATSSSSTASGASLSIRVFDKKGGDDTSPICLEAHPREHAVNDIVGVGSTSTMRETEISCTKGTQVLWSDRISGKVTVLAGNANFWAVGCEDGCLQIYTKCGRRAIPAMMMGSAATFIDCDECWKLLLVTRKGSLYLWDLFNRTCLLNDSLASLVALGPSSSAKDAGTIKVISSKLSKSGSPLVVLATRHAFLFDMSLKCWLRVADDCFPASNFASSWSLGSIHSGELASLQVDVRKYLARKPGWTRLTDDGVQTRAHLEAQLASSLALGSPNEYRQCLLSYVRFLAREADESRLREVCESFLGPPTGMAEETLSDSKSLAWDPLVLGLKKHKLLKEDILPSMASNRKVQRLLNEFMDLLSEYEIADTNQEVLLKTALPKADQIESCSLTTDKVNNALQKSDTNPRECQAIDCNKDSPQVAKDPTDSTPSLGNEENPDACGADEVVPDSQPMEDGS, encoded by the exons ATGAAAGCTGAGAAACCAATCTGGGTTAGGCATGAGGGTATGCAAATTTTCTCCATTGATGTTCAACCAGGTGGCCTACGCTTCGCTACTGGCGGTGGTGACCACAAG GTTCGCATATGGAATATGAAGTCTGTTTCTCTAGACTTGGCAAATGATGACTTCACTCAGAGGCTTCTTGCCACCCTGCGGGATCATTTTGGGTCTGTTAACTGTGTTAGGTGGGCTAGGCATGGGAGGTATGTTGCATCGGGGTCTGATGACCAGGTGATATTGATTCATGAGAGAAAACCTGGTTCAGGAACCACTGAATTCGGCAGCGGAGAGCCACCAGATATTGAAAACTGGAAAGTTGCGATGACTTTGAGAGGGCACACCGCAGATGTG GTGGATCTCAATTGGTCACCTGATGACTCCACATTGGCTAGTGCGAGTTTGGACAATACTATCCATATATGGAATATGAGCAATGGCATTTGTACTGCTGTTCTAAGGGGCCACTCTAGCCTTGTTAAGGGGT CTTGGGATCCTATTGGATCTTTTATAGCAAGTCAATCTGATGATAAGACTGTCATTATTTGGCGAACTAGTGATTGGAGTCTTGCTCACAGGACAGATGGTCACTGGGCAAAATCA CTTGGATCAACCTTTTTTAGACGGCTTGGATGGTCTCCCTGTGGTCATTTTATCACCACTACTCATGGCTTCCAGAAGCCGAGGCATTCAGCGCCTGTCCTAGAGAGAGGGGAATGGTCTGCAACATTTGACTTCTTAGGACACAATGCCCCAGTTATTGTGGTGAAATTTAACCATTCAATGTTCAGAAGAAATTTTTCCGATGCTCTAGAAGGGAAGTCTGTACCTGTTGGGTGGGCCAATGGTGCTTCCAAGATAGGAAGCAAAGAGGCACAACCATATAATGTTATTGCCATTGGAAGTCAAGATCGAACTATAACAGTGTGGACGACTGCAAGTCCTCGTCCTCTCTTTGTGGCTAAGCATTTCTTCACACAAAGTGTTGTGGATTTATCTTG GAGCCCTGATGGATATTCACTTTTTGCGTGTTCCTTGGATGGAACTGTGGCCAAGTATAATTTCGAGGTGAATGAACTTGGTCAGAGGCTAAATGATGCTGAATTAGATGAGTTGAAGAAGAATCGCTATGGTGATGTCAGAGGGCGTCAAGGAAACTTAGCGGAAAGTCCAGCACAATTATTGCTAGAAGCAGCTTCTGCCAAGCAAACACCTAGCAAAAAAGTGGTTTCTGATATCCAACCAAACGAAATAATCGCAAAACCTCATGTCAATGTCACCATTGCTACAAAGACAGTTGAGCCGCAAGTTGGTGATAGTAAGAAGAATGGAGGTCCTGTTGGTGATGGGTCAACCAAAGTTATGAACTCTGTCCGGATTTCTAGCCCAGTTAAACAAAGAGAATATCGAAGACCTGATGGTCGAAAAAGAATTATTCCAGAAGCAGTTGGAATCCCTGCTCAGCAGGAAATCATGTCTTCTGCAGTTCAGTCCCAGGCACTTGATTTTCCCCTCCTGGTTTCTGATAACAGAAAGGGTACTAATGGGGTTTTACCCAATGATGACGGCATAAGAGGTAGTACCTTCAGTGGAGCACTTGGCCGAAATTCAGATTTGAAAGAACGTTCTGGGGTTACTGCTAGGGCCACAATATCTGAGAGCCTAGTGATTGAGAAGGTCCCAGCTACTACTGGAAGGGAAGGAATCATCAATGTTGAGCAGTTGGGAAATTCAGCAACTTCTAGTTCCTCGACTGCTTCTGGTGCAAGTCTTTCCATCAGGGTATTTGATAAGAAAGGTGGAGACGATACTTCACCTATTTGTTTGGAAGCACACCCAAGAGAACATGCCGTGAATGACATTGTAGGGGTGGGAAGTACGTCCACAATGAGAGAAACAGAAATCTCTTGCACAAAGGGGACTCAAGTACTGTGGTCTGATAGGATATCCGGAAAAGTCACTGTCCTAGCTGGAAATGCAAATTTTTGGGCAGTTGGGTGTGAAGATGGATGCCTGCAG ATATACACAAAGTGTGGGAGACGAGCAATACCTGCGATGATGATGGGATCTGCAGCAACATTCATAGACTGTGATGAGTGCTGGAAATTGTTGCTGGTGACAAGGAAAGGGTCCCTTTACTTATGGGATTTATTTAACCGAACCTGTCTTCTTAATGACTCGCTGGCATCTCTTGTTGCTTTGGGACCTAGTTCCTCTGCCAAAGATGCAG GAACAATCAAAGTTATATCTTCAAAACTATCAAAATCCGGTTCTCCTCTCGTTGTTTTGGCCACTCGCCATGCTTTTCTATTTGACATGAGTCTCAAGTGTTGGTTAAGGGTTGCAGATGACTGCTTCCCTGCATCAAATTTCGCCAGCTCTTGGAGTTTAGGTTCAATTCATAGTGGTGAGCTGGCATCCTTGCAGGTTGATGTTAGAAAATATTTGGCCCGGAAACCAGGCTGGACTAG ATTGACAGATGACGGAGTGCAGACACGTGCTCATTTGGAAGCTCAACTGGCTTCTTCTTTGGCTTTGGGATCTCCGAATGAATATCGCCAGTGTTTATTATCCTATGTTCGCTTTCTTGCAAG AGAAGCAGATGAATCTCGATTACGAGAAGTCTGCGAGAGTTTCCTTGGACCTCCAACAGGGATGGCTGAAGAAACATTATCAGATTCAAAAAGCTTAGCATGGGATCCTCTTGTGCTT GGACTGAAGAAACACAAACTTCTTAAGGAGGATATCCTTCCATCAATGGCTTCAAACAGGAAAGTCCAGAGACTGCTTAATGAATTTATGGACCTTTTATCGGAATACGAGATTGCCGACACCAATCAAGAGGTGTTACTCAAGACAGCGTTGCCAAAAGCCGATCAAATTGAGAGTTGTTCGTTAACAACAGATAAAGTCAATAATGCTCTGCAAAAATCAGATACGAACCCTCGTGAATGTCAAGCCATAGATTGCAACAAGGACAGTCCCCAGGTAGCAAAAGATCCAACGGATTCCACTCCTTCCCTTGGAAATGAAGAAAATCCAGATGCATGTGGAGCTGATGAAGTTGTCCCAGATTCCCAGCCGATGGAAGACGGTTCTTGA
- the LOC112708059 gene encoding phosphatidylinositol 4-kinase gamma 4, protein MSSSGVTILSPVPRESLFTPNGFTPLHLSMDQESIFIYLSFSGSVTPMRVLPCDTIESVKLKIQRNEGLPSLKNKQRLVCGGRELARSNSLLKDYGITEGNVLHLVIRLSDLQTINVKTSCGKEFTFQVERCRDVGYVKQEIAKREKQLADPEQQEVVCNGEPLQDEKIIDEICSKHNDAMIHLFVRLKYAEVSTGLDELSVVATELNDAKHFDADEDGYRRKYDAGKEDAGKEHEPNEKTVPRTLGTNDLLEPIIVNPKVELDSEVWNMINSTYDGLDHGNSPIRSAEGTGGAYFMLDSTGHKYVAVFKPIDEEPMAENNPRGLPLSLDGEGLKKGTRVGQGAFREVAAYILDHPITGHRSLFGDAKGFAGVPPTALVKCLHEGFNHPGDVTTKIGSLQMFIENNGSCEDMGPGAFPVKEVHKISVLDMRLANVDRHAGNILIGKDAENGQAVLIPIDHGYCLPTSFEDCTFEWLYWPQARQPYSPEVIDYINSLDAEEDIALLKFHGWDLPVECARVLRISTMLLKKGVERGMTPFAIGNLMCRESLNKESVIEGIVQEALDSVLPGTSEATYLEAVASIMDKHLDEICTSIS, encoded by the exons ATGTCATCTTCCGGTGTTACCATTCTTAGCCCTGTGCCAAGGGAGTCACTGTTTACTCCAAATGGGTTCACTCCACTGCACTTGTCTATGGACCAAGAGTCCATATTCATATACCTTTCCTTCTCGGGGTCTGTGACCCCGATGCGCGTGCTGCCCTGCGATACCATCGAGTCGGTAAAACTCAAAATCCAAAGGAATGAAGGTCTTCCTTCATTGAAAAACAAGCAGAGATTAGTTTGTGGCGGTCGAGAGCTTGCGCGGAGCAATTCGCTCCTCAAGGACTATGGGATTACAGAAGGGAATGTCTTGCATTTGGTGATCCGGCTCTCGGATTTGCAGACCATCAATGTGAAAACTTCTTGTGGCAAGGAGTTCACTTTTCAGGTGGAAAGATGCAGGGATGTTGGGTATGTCAAGCAAGAGATTGCGAAGAGGGAGAAACAGCTCGCTGATCCTGAACAGCAAGAAGTAGTGTGTAATGGGGAGCCGCTTCAGGATGAGAAGATTATAGATGAGATATGCAGCAAACATAATGATGCGATGATACATCTTTTTGTTAGGTTGAAGTATGCAGAAGTTAGTACAGGACTCGACGAGTTGTCTGTTGTTGCGACGGAGTTGAATGATGCAAAACATTTCGACGCTGATGAGGATGGTTATAGGAGGAAATACGATGCTGGTAAAGAAGATGCAGGAAAGGAGCATGAACCAAATGAGAAAACTGTGCCAAGGACTCTTGGTACAAATGATCTTTTGGAGCCGATCATTGTTAACCCTAAAGTGGAGCTGGATTCTGAGGTTTGGAATATGATAAACTCTACATATGATGGATTAGATCATGGAAATAGTCCAATTAGATCTGCAGAGGGCACAGGAGGAGCTTATTTCATGCTTGATTCGACAGGGCACAAGTATGTAGCTGTTTTTAAGCCTATTGATGAAGAGCCAATGGCTGAGAATAACCCTAGAGGTTTACCTTTGTCATTAGATGGTGAAGGCTTAAAGAAGGGTACTAGAGTTGGCCAAGGAGCGTTCAGGGAGGTTGCAGCTTACATTTTGGACCATCCGATAACAGGGCACAGGTCGTTATTTGGCGATGCAAAGGGCTTCGCTGGGGTTCCGCCTACTGCTTTGGTTAAGTGCTTGCATGAAGGATTTAACCATCCGGGTGACGTGACTACTAAGATTGGCTCCTTGCAAATGttcattgagaataatggaaGCTGTGAGGATATGGGCCCCGGTGCTTTCCCTGTGAAGGAAGTGCATAAGATTTCCGTGTTGGACATGAGGCTGGCTAATGTTGATAGGCATGCCGGGAATATTTTGATCGGCAAGGATGCTGAAAATGGCCAAGCTGTTCTCATTCCAATTGATCATGGATACTGCTTGCCCACAAGT TTTGAGGATTGCACCTTTGAATGGTTGTATTGGCCGCAAGCTCGCCAGCCATACTCGCCGGAGGTTATTGACTATATAAACTCACTGGATGCTGAAGAAGACATTGCCCTTTTGAAGTTCCATGGATGGGATCTTCCAGTTGAATGCGCCCGTGTTCTTCGAATCTCAACCATGCTTCTGAAGAAAGGAGTTGAGAGAGGAATGACCCCATTTGCCATTGGAAACTTGATGTGTAGAGAATCCTTGAACAAGGAATCAGTGATTGAAGGGATTGTGCAAGAAGCACTGGATTCTGTTCTTCCTGGCACAAGTGAAGCCACATATCTTGAAGCTGTTGCATCCATCATGGACAAGCACCTTGATGAGATATGCACTTCAATTTCTTAA
- the LOC112708060 gene encoding uncharacterized protein has translation MAVLNVSTFSTFCNPQTLSNTKFPSKYSNKPRFHRIPLFSPHFFSSKTTKFQTFAQFGRPTNRRNYLRKKLLHDNHHRVSPNKLITDPPPSEFHEKSTSFNNGVEDSVSEGTKVENFEVEKQQKSKFSLGESVMLNKLENWVEQYKKDFEYWGIGSGSIFTVYEDSNGGVKRVIVDEDEILRRNKVDREVIDEFPEVIYKISNAKNMAREMEKGNNVISRNSSVAKFVVQGEEVVAESGFVSGVRGFIAQPGLLLKISRVGGRVLCVLLVMWAVKKLFTVGGEEVEYTGMEKEMMRRKIKARKEKEVLVKGAIEVIPEQSESLTTDIKKPKLDKDQLKNNILKAKATADKPAVQGLSAKVTSKTTHFDYKVQEIQEMARRARRIEAREKSQVSKDTDRNGPVIEESSNEMEVVQKNDEKDQDEVERKTTDSNAILESASVDDTGVIDNSVSHGVIQDECNVHASDILVQGDTETNKQELEFTNNSVRANDGEGNQQPLAMPINGSSVTNESSMEKKPRIIRSVKEAREYLSKKHDKQDPDTVSTNFEHVKEDYDSMPSSNIDFNGQTSEMNGIVSRTDDLSEISDSKSLTNSAEDSDHADKEFGPMKENPDTGIESGGDLQNSETTLESEVNGTSADITLSIKAENQLEENLNEDELMSNQTISDSLNETSESKPAINASEDSNQNNKEFNLAKDVYKDLGFELEAEELRKSEITLDHEVNVGSTEKRASAKTENWLEKNFHEVEPILKQIGEGFRDNYMVARERVDQPLGIPTEMESLGFEDGGELDWMQDDHLRDIVFRVRDNELSGRDPFYSMNAEDKEAFFRGLEKKVEIENKKLSHIHEWLHANIENLDYGADGISIYDPPEKIIPRWKGPPVEKVPEFLNQFLEQRKTNSTQNLNPVKKDENLSTKVSAHSSSKEKVDGSKAPSKKLKKPRTIIEGSDGSVKVGKKSGKEYWQHTKKWSQGFLDSYNAETDPEVKATMKDIGKDLDRWITEKEIDEAADLMNRLPERSKGFMEKKLNKLKREMELFGPQAVVSKYREYADDKEEDYLWWLDLPHVLCIEMYTIDDGEERVGFYALEMASDLELEPKPNHVIAFQNASDCKNFCYIVQAHLDMLGKGNAFVVARPPKDAFREAKANGFGVTVIRKGELQLNIDQPLEEVEEQITEIGSKMYHDMMMKERSVDINSIMKGVFGFSDSTTKRLKRRLKKPETGEEFRV, from the exons ATGGCCGTTCTCAATGTTTCAACATTTTCAACCTTCTGCAACCCCCAAACCCTCAGCAACACAAAATTCCCATCAAAATACAGCAACAAACCCAGATTTCACAGAATCCCATTATTCTCTCCCCATTTTTTCAGCTCAAAGACTACAAAGTTTCAAACTTTTGCCCAATTTGGACGACCCACCAACCGCCGCAACTATCTCAGGAAGAAGCTCCTCCATGATAACCACCACCGGGTAAGTCCCAATAAGCTTATCACTGATCCACCACCCTCTGAATTCCACGAAAAATCCACTAGTTTCAATAATGGGGTCGAAGATAGTGTTTCTGAGGGCACTAAAGTTGAAAACTTTGAAGTGGAAAAACAACAAAAGTCTAAGTTTTCTTTGGGTGAGTCTGTTATGTTGAATAAGTTAGAGAATTGGGTTGAACAGTATAAGAAGGATTTTGAGTATTGGGGTATAGGTTCTGGCTCTATATTCACTGTTTATGAGGATTCCAATGGTGGTGTCAAAAGGGTAATTGTTGATGAAGATGAGATATTGAGAAGGAACAAGGTTGATAGGGAAGTGATTGATGAATTCCCTGAAGTGATTTATAAGATTTCGAATGCTAAGAACATGGCTAGGGAAATGGAGAAAGGCAATAATGTAATTTCAAGGAATAGCTCTGTGGCTAAGTTTGTTGTTCAAGGGGAGGAGGTGGTGGCAGAGAGTGGTTTTGTCAGTGGTGTTCGTGGTTTTATTGCTCAACCGGGATTGCTTCTGAAGATTTCGCGAGTTGGCGGCCGAGTATTGTGTGTCTTGCTTGTGATGTGGGCAGTGAAGAAGTTGTTTACTGTTGGAGGTGAGGAGGTCGAGTACACGGGAATGGAGAAGGAAATGATGAGGAGGAAGATCAAGGCGAGGAAGGAGAAAGAGGTTTTGGTGAAGGGTGCCATTGAGGTTATTCCCGAGCAGTCGGAGTCACTGACAACGGACATTAAGAAGCCCAAGTTAGATAAGGATCAACTTAAGAACAATATTCTTAAGGCTAAGGCTACTGCTGATAAACCTGCGGTACAAGGTCTATCTGCTAAAGTGACAAGTAAAACTACGCATTTCGACTATAAAGTTCAAGAAATTCAAGAAATGGCTAGGCGGGCACGGAGAATTGAGGCTAGAGAAAAGTCTCAAGTTAGTAAAGATACTGATAGGAATGGTCCTGTGATTGAGGAGTCATCCAATGAGATGGAAGTTGTACAAAAGAATGATGAGAAAGATCAAGATGAAGTTGAAAGAAAAACAACAGATAGTAATGCAATTTTGGAATCAGCATCTGTTGATGACACAGGAGTTATTGATAATTCAGTATCGCATGGGGTAATTCAGGATGAATGCAATGTGCATGCTTCAGATATCCTAGTTCAAGGTGATACAGAGACCAATAAACAGGAACTAGAGTTTACCAATAATAGTGTAAGAGCAAACGATGGAGAAGGCAACCAACAACCCTTGGCTATGCCTATTAATGGCTCATCTGTGACAAATGAAAGCTCTATGGAAAAGAAACCAAGGATCATACGGTCTGTAAAGGAAGCTAGGGAGTATCTTTCAAAGAAACATGACAAACAAGATCCTGATACTGTATCAACAAATTTTGAACATGTGAAAGAGGATTACGATTCTATGCCCTCGAGTAATATTGACTTTAATGGCCAAACATCGGAGATGAATGGAATTGTGTCCAGAACTGATGATTTAAGTGAAATATCAGATTCTAAGTCTTTAACAAATTCTGCTGAAGATTCTGATCATGCGGATAAGGAATTTGGTCCAATGAAAGAAAACCCTGACACCGGTATTGAATCTGGAGGAGACCTTCAAAATTCTGAGACTACCTTAGAAAGTGAAGTTAACGGCACTAGTGCAGATATAACGCTATCTATAAAGGCAGAAAATCAGCTAGAGGAAAACTTAAATGAAGATGAGCTCATGAGCAATCAAACTATAAGTGATTCTTTGAATGAAACATCAGAATCTAAACCTGCCATAAATGCCAGTGAAGATTCTAATCAGAACAATAAGGAATTCAACCTGGCAAAGGATGTCTACAAAGACTTAGGTTTTGAACTTGAAGCAGAAGAACTTCGAAAGTCTGAGATCACTTTAGATCATGAAGTTAATGTTGGTAGCACAGAGAAAAGGGCATCTGCAAAGACAGAAAATTGGCTGGAGAAAAACTTCCATGAAGTTGAGCCCATACTTAAGCAAATTGGAGAAGGGTTTAGAGATAATTACATGGTTGCAAGAGAGAGAGTTGATCAACCTCTAGGTATTCCCACTGAGATGGAATCACTCGGATTTGAAGATGGTGGAGAACTTGATTGGATGCAAGATGATCATCTTAGGGACATTGTTTTTCGAGTCCGAGATAATGAACTATCTGGACGAGATCCATTTTATTCGATGAATGCTGAAGATAAAGAAGCCTTCTTCAGAGGTCTTGAGAAGAAAgtggaaatagaaaataaaaaactctcTCACATCCATGAATGGCTCCATGCAAATATTGAGAATCTTGATTATGGAGCAG ATGGCATTAGTATATATGATCCACCGGAGAAAATAATTCCCCGTTGGAAAGGACCCCCTGTGGAGAAAGTTCCGGAGTTTCTAAATCAATTCCTAGAACAAAGAAAGACAAATTCCACCCAAAATTTGAACCCTGTGAAGAAGGATGAAAATCTCTCTACAAAAGTATCAGCACATTCATCTTCAAAAGAAAAGGTTGATGGTTCTAAAGCACCAAGTAAGAAGTTGAAAAAACCGAGGACTATTATTGAAGGAAGTGATGGATCTGTGAAAGTTGGCAAAAAGTCAGGGAAGGAATATTGGCAGCACACAAAGAAATGGTCCCAAGGTTTTCTGGATTCTTACAATGCCGAAACAGATCCAGAAGTTAAGGCCACAATGAAGGATATTGGGAAGGATTTGGATCGTTGGATCACCGAGAAAGAAATCGACGAAGCAGCTGACCTGATGAACAGGTTACCTGAGAGGAGCAAGGGTTTCAtggaaaagaaactcaacaaactTAAAAGGGAGATGGAACTGTTTGGACCACAAGCCGTAGTTAGCAAATATCGCGAATATGCAGATGATAAAGAAGAAGATTACTTGTGGTGGTTAGATCTTCCACATGTGCTG TGCATTGAGATGTACACAATTGATGATGGAGAAGAGAGAGTGGGATTTTATGCATTGGAGATGGCTTCTGATCTTGAATTGGAACCTAAGCCGAACCATGTGATCGCCTTCCAAAATGCGAGTGACTGCAAAAACTTTTGTTACATAGTTCAGGCTCATTTGGATATGCTTGGGAAAGGCAATGCATTCGTCGTTGCACGGCCTCCAAAG GATGCTTTCCGAGAAGCTAAAGCGAATGGATTTGGCGTCACGGTCATCAGGAAAGGCGAGCTTCAACTCAACATAGACCAGCCACTAGAAGAAGTGGAGGAACAAATCACTGAGATTGGCAGTAAAATGTATCATGATATGATGATGAAGGAGAGATCTGTGGATATAAACTCAATAATGAAGGGTGTGTTTGGTTTCAGTGACAGTACCACCAAGAG GTTAAAGCGGCGGTTGAAGAAACCAGAAACTGGTGAAgagtttagagtttag